The following proteins are encoded in a genomic region of Odocoileus virginianus isolate 20LAN1187 ecotype Illinois chromosome 14, Ovbor_1.2, whole genome shotgun sequence:
- the SPDL1 gene encoding protein Spindly isoform X2: MEADVIADLQRKLKETEQERLKAAQYGLQLVESQNELQNQLDKCRNEMTALAESYEQEKYTLQREVELKSRMLESLSSECEAVKQQQKMHLEKLEETLSRGHGQEVNELKRKLETLKAELDEARLSEKQLKHKVDHQQELLSSKSKEMQIMSERVHESMSSEMLALQIELTEMENVKTTLQEEVNELQYRQEQLELLNANLMRQVDRLKGEKEEREKEAVSYYNALEKARVEKQDLQVQLDQALQQALDPNSKGSSLFAEVEDRRAAMERQLISMKVKYQSLKKQNAFNREWMQRMKLQIATLLQMKGSQAEFEQQERLLAMLEQKNGEIKHLLGEIRNLEKFKSLYESMESKPSANSVPLEDVTYYTDLLQIKLDNLNKENENTKGELSIQRMKALLESQRALDIERKLFLNERCLQLSQSENMKLRAKLDELKLKYEPEEKIEVPVLKKRREVLPVDVTAPDAVCTTSAAGEGVHRLPPQKEEAQADSDGLEDNLQLEKTVSVSTSGVILSPYKNLPMDIQPRKEKKCVKLTGVPADSEALSERSGNTPNSPRLAAESRLQTEVKQETASKLEKAACKKSHPIVYVSSKSTPETQCPQQ; this comes from the exons ATGGAGGCAGATGTAATAGCAGATCTTCAGCGCAAACTCAAAGAGACTGAACAAGAGCGGCTGAAAGCGGCACAGTATGGTTTACAGCTAGTGGAGAGCCAGAATGAACTGCAGAATCAACTGGATAAATGCCGTAATGAAATGACGGCCCTGGCTGAG AGCTATGAACAAGAAAAATACACTCTTCAGAGAGAAGTTGAGCTCAAGAGTCGAATGTTAGAAAGTCTGAGCTCTGAATGTGAAGCTGTTAAACAGCAACAGAAAATGCATCTGGAGAAATTGGAAGAAACGCTGAGCAGAGGCCACGGGCAGGAAGTGAATGAACTGAAAAGAAAG ttagaAACACTGAAAGCTGAGTTAGATGAAGCTCGGCTAAGTGAAAAGCAGCTGAAGCACAAAGTGGATCATCAGCAGGAACTCCTTTCTAGTAAatcaaaggaaatgcaaataatgTCTGAACGTGTACATGAAAGTATGTCTTCAGAGATGCTGGCTCTTCAAATTGAGCTGACTGAAATGGAAAATGTGAAG ACCACCCTCCAAGAAGAAGTGAATGAACTGCAGTACAGACAAGAACAACTCGAACTTCTTAATGCTAATTTAATGCGCCAGGTAGACCGGcttaaaggagagaaagaagagcgAGAGAAAGAAGCGGTTTCTTACTATAATGCCTTAGAG AAAGCTCGTGTAGAGAAACAGGACCTTCAGGTGCAGCTAGACCAGGCCCTCCAGCAAGCCTTGGACCCTAACAGTAAAGGCAGCTCTTTGTTTGCAGAG GTCGAGGATCGAAGGGCAGCAATGGAACGTCAGCTTATCAGCATGAAAGTCAAGTATCAGTCACTAAAGAAGCAAAATGCATTTAATAGAGAATGGATGCAAAGAATGAAG ttacaGATCGCTACATTGCTACAAATGAAAGGGTCTCAAGCTGAATTTGAACAGCAGGAACGGTTGCTTGCCATGTTGGAGCAGAAGAATGGTGAAATTAAACATCTCTTAGGTGAAATTAGGAATCTGGAGAAATTTAAG AGTTTATATGAAAGTATGGAATCTAAGCCTTCAGCCAACTCTGTTCCTCTGGAAGATGTCACCTATTACACAGATTTACTTCAAATAAAGCTTGACAACTTAAA caaagaaaatgaaaacactaaaggTGAATTGTCCATCCAGCGAATGAAAGCATTACTTGAGAGCCAGCGGGCTCTGGATATTGAGcgtaaactttttttaaatgaaaggtgCCTCCAGCTTTCCCAAAGTGAAAATATGAAACTGAGAGCTAAATTAGATGAGCTGAAACTGAAGTATGAACCTGAAG AGAAAATTGAAGTGCCTGTACTCAAAAAGAGACGTGAGGTCCTGCCTGTGGATGTAACCGCCCCTGATGCTGTATGTACTACCAGTGCTGCTGGGGAAGGAGTTCATAGGTTACCACCACAGAAGGAGGAGGCACAAGCCGATTCTGATGGTTTGGAAGATAACTTGCAGCtagaaaagacagtttctgtGAGCACTTCAGGAGTCATTCTCTCTCCTTACAAAAATCTGCCCATGGATATTCagccaagaaaggaaaagaagtgtGTGAAACTTACAGGAGTTCCCGCTGACTCGGAAGCCTTAAGTGAAAGAAGTGGAAACACCCCTAACTCTCCCAG GTTAGCTGCTGAATCAAGGCTTCAAACAGAAGTTAAACAAGAAACTGCAAGCAAACTGGAAAAAGCAGCTTGTAAGAAATCACACCCTATTGTATATGTATCCTCCAAGTCAACTCCAGAGACCCAGTgccctcagcagtaa
- the SPDL1 gene encoding protein Spindly isoform X1, whose amino-acid sequence MEADVIADLQRKLKETEQERLKAAQYGLQLVESQNELQNQLDKCRNEMTALAESYEQEKYTLQREVELKSRMLESLSSECEAVKQQQKMHLEKLEETLSRGHGQEVNELKRKLETLKAELDEARLSEKQLKHKVDHQQELLSSKSKEMQIMSERVHESMSSEMLALQIELTEMENVKTTLQEEVNELQYRQEQLELLNANLMRQVDRLKGEKEEREKEAVSYYNALEKARVEKQDLQVQLDQALQQALDPNSKGSSLFAEVEDRRAAMERQLISMKVKYQSLKKQNAFNREWMQRMKLQIATLLQMKGSQAEFEQQERLLAMLEQKNGEIKHLLGEIRNLEKFKSLYESMESKPSANSVPLEDVTYYTDLLQIKLDNLNKENENTKGELSIQRMKALLESQRALDIERKLFLNERCLQLSQSENMKLRAKLDELKLKYEPEEKIEVPVLKKRREVLPVDVTAPDAVCTTSAAGEGVHRLPPQKEEAQADSDGLEDNLQLEKTVSVSTSGVILSPYKNLPMDIQPRKEKKCVKLTGVPADSEALSERSGNTPNSPRSVSSFLQGSEQPSPSRLYRCMNCAICFLIYFLSIACSVIPQFHLPTFQFSKTLRKTKMIARGKD is encoded by the exons ATGGAGGCAGATGTAATAGCAGATCTTCAGCGCAAACTCAAAGAGACTGAACAAGAGCGGCTGAAAGCGGCACAGTATGGTTTACAGCTAGTGGAGAGCCAGAATGAACTGCAGAATCAACTGGATAAATGCCGTAATGAAATGACGGCCCTGGCTGAG AGCTATGAACAAGAAAAATACACTCTTCAGAGAGAAGTTGAGCTCAAGAGTCGAATGTTAGAAAGTCTGAGCTCTGAATGTGAAGCTGTTAAACAGCAACAGAAAATGCATCTGGAGAAATTGGAAGAAACGCTGAGCAGAGGCCACGGGCAGGAAGTGAATGAACTGAAAAGAAAG ttagaAACACTGAAAGCTGAGTTAGATGAAGCTCGGCTAAGTGAAAAGCAGCTGAAGCACAAAGTGGATCATCAGCAGGAACTCCTTTCTAGTAAatcaaaggaaatgcaaataatgTCTGAACGTGTACATGAAAGTATGTCTTCAGAGATGCTGGCTCTTCAAATTGAGCTGACTGAAATGGAAAATGTGAAG ACCACCCTCCAAGAAGAAGTGAATGAACTGCAGTACAGACAAGAACAACTCGAACTTCTTAATGCTAATTTAATGCGCCAGGTAGACCGGcttaaaggagagaaagaagagcgAGAGAAAGAAGCGGTTTCTTACTATAATGCCTTAGAG AAAGCTCGTGTAGAGAAACAGGACCTTCAGGTGCAGCTAGACCAGGCCCTCCAGCAAGCCTTGGACCCTAACAGTAAAGGCAGCTCTTTGTTTGCAGAG GTCGAGGATCGAAGGGCAGCAATGGAACGTCAGCTTATCAGCATGAAAGTCAAGTATCAGTCACTAAAGAAGCAAAATGCATTTAATAGAGAATGGATGCAAAGAATGAAG ttacaGATCGCTACATTGCTACAAATGAAAGGGTCTCAAGCTGAATTTGAACAGCAGGAACGGTTGCTTGCCATGTTGGAGCAGAAGAATGGTGAAATTAAACATCTCTTAGGTGAAATTAGGAATCTGGAGAAATTTAAG AGTTTATATGAAAGTATGGAATCTAAGCCTTCAGCCAACTCTGTTCCTCTGGAAGATGTCACCTATTACACAGATTTACTTCAAATAAAGCTTGACAACTTAAA caaagaaaatgaaaacactaaaggTGAATTGTCCATCCAGCGAATGAAAGCATTACTTGAGAGCCAGCGGGCTCTGGATATTGAGcgtaaactttttttaaatgaaaggtgCCTCCAGCTTTCCCAAAGTGAAAATATGAAACTGAGAGCTAAATTAGATGAGCTGAAACTGAAGTATGAACCTGAAG AGAAAATTGAAGTGCCTGTACTCAAAAAGAGACGTGAGGTCCTGCCTGTGGATGTAACCGCCCCTGATGCTGTATGTACTACCAGTGCTGCTGGGGAAGGAGTTCATAGGTTACCACCACAGAAGGAGGAGGCACAAGCCGATTCTGATGGTTTGGAAGATAACTTGCAGCtagaaaagacagtttctgtGAGCACTTCAGGAGTCATTCTCTCTCCTTACAAAAATCTGCCCATGGATATTCagccaagaaaggaaaagaagtgtGTGAAACTTACAGGAGTTCCCGCTGACTCGGAAGCCTTAAGTGAAAGAAGTGGAAACACCCCTAACTCTCCCAGGTCAGTGTCATCTTTCCTTCAAGGCAGCGAGCAGCCCTCTCCATCTCGTCTCTATCGCTGCATGAACTGTGCTATCTGCTTCTTAATCTATTTTCTTAGTATTGCATGCAGTGTAATTCCCCAGTTTCATCTACCTACCTTCcaattttctaaaactttaagAAAGACTAAGATGATTGCAAGGGGAAAAGACTGA